The following proteins are encoded in a genomic region of Dialister hominis:
- a CDS encoding ParA family protein codes for MGKIISIINQKGGVGKTTTAVNLAAELADKGHKTLLIDEDAQGNSTSGLSKDVKFGKDLYDVLLDDADAKEAAVKTAVKKLWLLPSSIDLAGAEIEIAGLPEREFLLRKKLAAIKDSYDYILIDCPPSLGLLTLNALVASDSIIIPIQAEFYALEGLSQLVKTVQVVSRKLNPSLHILGILLTMFDGRTNLSLQVAEEVKKYFGSKVFRTVIPRTVKLSEAPSFGEPILTYAPKSKGAEAYKKLSREVVRRD; via the coding sequence ATGGGCAAGATCATCAGCATCATCAACCAGAAGGGCGGGGTCGGAAAAACAACGACGGCTGTGAATCTGGCGGCGGAACTGGCCGACAAAGGACATAAGACTCTTCTCATCGACGAGGACGCGCAGGGCAATTCCACCAGCGGGCTCAGCAAGGACGTGAAGTTCGGCAAGGATCTCTATGATGTGCTGCTGGATGATGCGGATGCGAAGGAGGCCGCTGTGAAGACAGCGGTGAAGAAGCTGTGGCTGCTTCCTTCTTCTATCGATCTTGCCGGGGCGGAAATCGAGATCGCAGGGCTCCCTGAGAGGGAATTTCTTCTGAGAAAGAAGCTTGCCGCAATCAAGGATTCCTACGATTACATCCTGATCGACTGCCCGCCTTCCCTGGGTCTTCTGACATTGAATGCCCTTGTGGCTTCCGATTCCATCATCATCCCGATCCAGGCGGAGTTCTACGCGCTGGAAGGTCTTTCCCAGCTGGTAAAGACGGTGCAGGTGGTGTCCAGGAAGCTGAATCCATCGCTTCATATCCTCGGTATTCTTCTGACGATGTTCGACGGAAGAACGAACCTGTCGCTGCAGGTGGCTGAGGAAGTGAAGAAGTATTTCGGATCCAAAGTATTCAGGACGGTGATCCCGAGGACCGTAAAGCTTTCCGAGGCGCCGAGCTTCGGCGAACCGATCCTGACGTACGCGCCCAAGTCCAAGGGGGCTGAGGCATATAAGAAACTGAGCCGGGAGGTAGTAAGACGTGACTAA
- a CDS encoding HAD family hydrolase yields MIKAVIFDMDGTILDTITDITTASNNALEAMGLPHHFTRDEVKLCFGSGIHDDIAKIIALARGCQGQDLIDLCETIPASRYAVTEEEIQKCRAIFSDLYPRNHRKTSPYEGIPELLKKLREKGIKTAVASNKDEAPVKKLTEMYLKGLFDVVKGNKPDIHRKPAPDMINAILSDLSLTPEDAIYVGDTEVDIETARNSHLPCLSVTWGFRPETFLRARGGKHFVNHPLEILDFVEKE; encoded by the coding sequence ATGATCAAAGCCGTCATTTTTGATATGGATGGAACCATCCTCGATACCATCACCGACATCACCACCGCCTCCAACAACGCCCTCGAAGCCATGGGCCTTCCCCACCACTTCACCAGAGACGAAGTCAAACTCTGCTTTGGAAGCGGCATCCACGACGACATCGCAAAAATCATCGCTCTTGCCAGAGGCTGCCAGGGTCAGGACCTCATCGACCTCTGCGAAACCATCCCCGCTTCCCGCTATGCCGTCACCGAAGAAGAAATCCAGAAATGCCGCGCCATCTTCTCCGACCTCTATCCAAGAAACCACAGAAAAACCAGCCCCTACGAAGGCATCCCCGAGCTCCTCAAAAAACTGAGAGAAAAAGGAATCAAAACAGCCGTAGCCTCCAACAAAGACGAAGCTCCTGTCAAAAAACTCACGGAAATGTACCTTAAAGGCCTTTTTGACGTCGTCAAAGGAAACAAACCGGATATCCACCGAAAACCCGCTCCAGACATGATCAATGCAATCCTGAGCGATCTTTCCCTCACACCCGAGGATGCCATCTACGTCGGAGACACAGAAGTGGACATAGAAACAGCCAGAAACTCCCACCTCCCCTGCCTCTCCGTCACCTGGGGCTTCCGCCCCGAAACCTTCCTCAGAGCCAGAGGAGGAAAACACTTCGTGAACCATCCCTTGGAAATACTGGATTTCGTGGAAAAAGAATAA
- a CDS encoding DUF4446 family protein, translated as MINQTIVMYVVAGVLAVLLIVLVLEFFLLRNKLNRLYRKYMYFMKSAEGGSIEVKLSTEVRELREMIASSENMLHQQELLANMQLQSFQKTGLVRYDAFDDTGDKLSFSLTILDGKNNGFILSSLAGHDASRIYAKKVTNGQCREALSAEEAESINLALNTLMPDMAQQAQQAAEAAAESGYTEYTAAPSQTMQDFREPADDYNQPAQNPGQPAPHDHKIDMAKKN; from the coding sequence ATGATAAACCAGACAATAGTAATGTATGTGGTCGCCGGCGTGCTGGCAGTCCTCCTGATTGTGCTCGTCCTCGAGTTCTTCCTTCTGAGGAACAAGCTGAACCGCCTGTACCGCAAGTACATGTATTTCATGAAGAGCGCTGAAGGCGGCTCGATCGAAGTGAAGCTTTCCACAGAAGTGAGAGAGCTTCGTGAAATGATCGCGTCCTCCGAGAACATGCTGCACCAGCAAGAACTCCTTGCGAATATGCAGCTCCAGTCTTTCCAGAAGACAGGCCTTGTGCGCTACGACGCTTTCGATGACACAGGAGACAAGCTTTCCTTCTCCCTGACAATCCTTGACGGGAAGAACAACGGCTTCATCCTTTCCTCTCTGGCAGGCCACGATGCATCCCGTATCTACGCTAAGAAAGTCACGAACGGCCAGTGCCGCGAAGCACTTTCCGCCGAAGAAGCAGAAAGCATCAACCTCGCTCTGAATACGCTGATGCCTGATATGGCACAGCAGGCCCAGCAGGCAGCCGAAGCAGCCGCCGAGTCCGGATACACCGAATACACAGCAGCTCCTTCGCAGACCATGCAGGACTTCAGAGAACCAGCTGACGACTACAACCAGCCGGCACAGAATCCAGGCCAGCCGGCACCGCATGATCACAAAATCGATATGGCAAAAAAGAACTAA
- a CDS encoding PPK2 family polyphosphate kinase gives MENETKGKTEVNDVKEIKGVKDYKDAKIKIDIDRYRVKEGDTINLKKFATYCDQDVDKSAVKNYAFPQALDEISLLQAKLFAQSTYGLIIVLQAMDAAGKDSTIKHVFSHLDPNGVHVVSFKQPTEEEKDHDYMWRINKALPRRGDIGVFNRSHYEDVIVSRVHNLIEQGKMPKNLISKDIWDIRYRQIRDWETYLNENGFPIVKIFLHVSKDEQRDRLAERILNKQKNWKFSMADINERRYWDRYQELYSEMISETSLKEAPWYIVPADQKWYTRYVVAQIVIKALKDIAPKFPEMSKEIKDQLEEFRKLIESGSVGMIEEMQDMMLPSDK, from the coding sequence ATGGAGAACGAGACAAAAGGAAAGACCGAAGTAAATGATGTCAAAGAAATCAAAGGCGTAAAAGACTACAAGGATGCGAAAATAAAAATTGACATCGATAGATACCGCGTCAAGGAAGGCGATACGATCAACCTTAAGAAGTTCGCCACGTACTGCGATCAGGATGTGGACAAGAGTGCCGTGAAGAACTATGCATTCCCGCAGGCACTTGATGAAATCAGCCTGTTGCAGGCGAAGCTTTTCGCGCAGAGCACTTACGGGCTCATCATCGTCCTGCAGGCGATGGACGCTGCCGGCAAGGACAGCACAATCAAGCACGTATTCTCTCATCTCGATCCGAACGGGGTCCACGTCGTTTCCTTCAAGCAGCCGACCGAAGAGGAAAAGGACCACGATTACATGTGGCGCATTAACAAAGCCCTTCCACGCCGCGGGGATATCGGCGTATTCAACCGTTCCCACTATGAAGACGTCATCGTTTCCCGCGTCCATAATCTGATCGAGCAGGGCAAGATGCCGAAGAACCTCATCAGCAAGGATATCTGGGATATACGCTACCGTCAGATCCGCGACTGGGAAACGTACCTGAATGAAAACGGCTTCCCAATCGTCAAGATTTTCCTGCACGTATCGAAGGATGAACAGCGCGACCGCCTGGCCGAACGAATCCTCAACAAGCAGAAGAACTGGAAATTTTCCATGGCAGATATCAACGAACGCCGCTACTGGGACCGTTACCAGGAACTGTACAGCGAAATGATTTCCGAAACCTCCCTGAAAGAGGCGCCATGGTACATCGTCCCGGCTGACCAGAAATGGTACACTCGCTACGTCGTCGCCCAGATCGTCATCAAGGCACTGAAGGACATCGCGCCGAAGTTCCCTGAAATGTCGAAGGAAATCAAGGATCAGCTCGAAGAATTCAGGAAGCTGATCGAAAGCGGCTCCGTCGGCATGATCGAGGAAATGCAGGACATGATGCTCCCCTCTGACAAGTAA
- a CDS encoding glycyl-tRNA synthetase yields the protein MAEVTEKSIIVNGVDKCLVSELKRVYGSVEYQGAEYVFLQFPIVGDTVREYRPDSYTTAVELGDEICEGQTFHYHVTLTYDGHVREVAYLGLDDFGNPDTVDIE from the coding sequence ATGGCAGAAGTAACTGAAAAAAGCATCATTGTAAATGGCGTAGACAAATGTCTCGTATCCGAACTGAAACGTGTATACGGTTCCGTTGAATACCAGGGCGCAGAATACGTATTCCTCCAGTTCCCGATCGTAGGCGACACCGTAAGAGAATACCGCCCGGACAGCTACACCACCGCTGTAGAACTCGGCGATGAAATTTGCGAAGGACAGACCTTCCACTATCACGTTACACTGACGTACGATGGACACGTCAGAGAAGTCGCTTATCTCGGACTCGACGATTTCGGCAACCCCGACACCGTTGATATCGAATAA
- a CDS encoding OmpA family protein, whose translation MKKIIAAMIALAAVSSAAYASPLTTYQKGQTEINVGMWDASAKSNGYKSDGEWNFTGGLTYGINDKWAAQYQYTGLSTDHTGGNMNELNALYSINPEVAAFGGWNRIHMSDFPDRVFGSSDRTNNVAQLGLIARHPLTDGLDVYAKGALGTEQTTMWEAGVDLAIDEDLDLNAGYHYLNTKGNDDNNVSYKGFMAGVSYRFGGSNEYGTGTNGMIDDSAYARANQEERVSTVSTVQKSETPAAVVTTTNNAGAETTVQVPADTPVAAPENDYYFNSVLFNEDSSDIIPAQKINLDAFVKEAKETGHVFKLVGRTDATGSADYNENLASRRIKAVRDYAVSKGVDASKLVEMVKGSEGSTGKNEGDRRVDIFEHK comes from the coding sequence ATGAAGAAAATTATTGCGGCTATGATCGCACTGGCAGCAGTTTCCAGCGCAGCATACGCATCTCCTCTGACGACGTACCAGAAGGGACAGACTGAAATCAACGTAGGCATGTGGGACGCATCCGCGAAATCCAATGGCTATAAATCCGACGGCGAATGGAACTTCACCGGCGGCCTGACATACGGCATCAATGACAAATGGGCTGCTCAGTACCAGTACACCGGCCTTTCCACCGACCACACCGGCGGAAATATGAACGAACTGAATGCTCTCTACTCCATCAATCCGGAAGTGGCAGCCTTCGGCGGCTGGAACCGCATCCATATGTCCGACTTCCCGGACCGCGTATTCGGCTCTTCCGACCGTACAAACAACGTAGCCCAGTTAGGCCTCATTGCCCGTCATCCGCTGACCGACGGCCTTGACGTCTATGCCAAAGGCGCCCTCGGCACCGAGCAGACCACCATGTGGGAAGCAGGCGTCGACCTCGCTATCGATGAAGACCTTGACCTGAACGCAGGCTACCATTACCTGAATACCAAAGGAAATGACGACAACAACGTCTCCTATAAAGGCTTCATGGCAGGCGTATCCTACCGCTTCGGCGGCTCCAATGAATATGGCACCGGAACAAATGGCATGATCGACGACTCCGCTTATGCAAGAGCCAACCAGGAAGAAAGAGTATCCACAGTATCCACTGTCCAGAAATCCGAAACCCCGGCAGCCGTAGTCACCACTACAAACAATGCCGGCGCAGAAACGACCGTCCAGGTCCCGGCTGATACACCAGTCGCAGCACCGGAAAACGACTACTATTTCAATAGCGTCCTCTTCAACGAAGACTCCTCCGACATCATCCCGGCACAGAAAATCAACCTCGATGCATTCGTCAAAGAAGCCAAGGAAACAGGCCACGTCTTCAAACTCGTAGGCCGCACCGATGCCACAGGCTCCGCTGACTACAACGAAAACCTCGCATCCAGACGCATCAAAGCTGTCAGAGACTATGCCGTCTCCAAAGGCGTTGACGCTTCCAAACTCGTAGAAATGGTCAAAGGCTCCGAAGGCTCCACAGGCAAGAACGAAGGCGACAGAAGAGTCGATATCTTTGAACATAAGTAA
- a CDS encoding sodium:solute symporter family protein, with protein sequence MHMTWPLMAVMLLTVAFVIGVGIFQSRKVRSAEGYSVGGRSAGVPMVAGGIAGTVVGGGATVGTAQLAYSVGLSAWWFTLGSGIAFILMGIFYAQKMRSTGLSTIPQFLGMHYGRRAERLSSVISSIGILLSAVASCLPGMEIISSIFGVGELPAAIILMTLVAAYTFFGGMKSAAIGGILKMAVIWLSLFVCGFEAYEVLASSSVAIPPSHLDLFGRGFEVSMSNLFSMIVGVLCTQTYIQCIFSADTPITAAAGCITAALIVIPVGLPSVAVGMYMSAFDPNVVPVLTLPTYFTNHASFLVGGLAMGGIVLSLISSIGGLSLGIGTMLVTDILMPILHLQDDKALLRLTKISVLSVMAAACVIAAMNRGTQVLFWNYLSMGLRGGGIFLPLTLSVFFPGHLKRGWAVLSMAGSTVAAILAVVLHLPIDSLFAGLIVSVLLILPGLRLKRVDGE encoded by the coding sequence ATGCATATGACGTGGCCTTTGATGGCCGTGATGCTTTTGACGGTGGCTTTTGTCATCGGTGTGGGAATTTTTCAGTCGCGCAAGGTCAGGTCGGCTGAGGGATACAGTGTCGGCGGAAGGAGTGCCGGGGTGCCCATGGTGGCCGGCGGGATTGCCGGGACGGTGGTCGGCGGCGGTGCGACGGTGGGTACGGCGCAGCTGGCGTACAGTGTGGGGCTTTCGGCATGGTGGTTCACTCTGGGAAGCGGGATTGCTTTCATCCTGATGGGGATTTTCTATGCACAGAAAATGCGCTCGACGGGGCTTTCCACGATTCCGCAGTTTCTGGGGATGCATTACGGGAGGCGGGCGGAGCGTCTGTCTTCGGTGATTTCTTCGATAGGGATTCTTCTTTCGGCGGTGGCGAGCTGCCTGCCCGGGATGGAAATCATTTCCTCGATCTTCGGCGTGGGCGAGCTTCCAGCGGCAATCATCCTGATGACGCTTGTCGCGGCGTATACGTTTTTTGGCGGGATGAAGAGTGCGGCCATCGGGGGCATCCTCAAGATGGCTGTCATCTGGCTTTCCCTTTTCGTCTGCGGTTTCGAAGCATATGAGGTGCTGGCTTCTTCGTCCGTGGCAATTCCTCCGTCTCATCTGGATCTTTTCGGACGCGGGTTCGAGGTGTCGATGTCGAATCTGTTCTCGATGATTGTCGGCGTCCTTTGCACGCAGACGTATATCCAGTGTATTTTCTCGGCAGATACGCCGATTACGGCCGCGGCCGGCTGCATCACGGCGGCGCTGATTGTCATTCCTGTCGGGCTTCCGTCTGTGGCTGTCGGTATGTACATGAGCGCTTTTGATCCGAATGTGGTGCCTGTTTTGACGCTTCCTACGTACTTTACGAATCATGCGTCCTTCTTGGTCGGCGGTCTTGCGATGGGCGGCATCGTGCTGTCTCTCATCAGCTCGATCGGCGGGCTGTCTTTGGGAATCGGGACGATGCTTGTGACGGATATCCTGATGCCGATCCTGCATCTCCAGGATGACAAGGCGCTTCTCCGTCTGACAAAAATTTCTGTCCTCTCTGTCATGGCAGCGGCTTGTGTGATTGCGGCGATGAACAGGGGAACGCAGGTCCTTTTCTGGAATTACCTCTCCATGGGCCTTAGAGGCGGCGGCATTTTCCTTCCGCTGACGCTTTCGGTCTTCTTCCCTGGGCATTTGAAGAGGGGATGGGCGGTGCTCTCCATGGCAGGGAGCACTGTGGCGGCCATCCTCGCCGTCGTTCTTCATCTTCCGATTGATTCCCTCTTCGCGGGTCTCATCGTGAGCGTTCTCCTGATCCTTCCCGGACTCAGGCTGAAGAGAGTGGATGGGGAATAG
- a CDS encoding ArsR/SmtB family transcription factor: MEQIYLDTARILKAISDPKRLKIVDMLSCKEQCANKLQQAFAITQPTLSHDMKVLVESGLIIDRRDGKNIFYSLNPAAMEELCAIMGEICQKRMHCICEHGRHEEQGMMENPEAKNDVREIAE, encoded by the coding sequence ATGGAACAAATTTATTTAGATACCGCAAGAATTCTGAAAGCTATTTCCGATCCGAAACGTCTCAAAATCGTAGACATGTTATCCTGCAAGGAACAGTGCGCCAACAAACTGCAGCAGGCATTCGCCATCACGCAGCCGACACTCTCCCACGATATGAAAGTCCTCGTCGAATCCGGACTCATCATCGACAGAAGAGACGGCAAGAACATTTTCTATTCCCTGAACCCCGCAGCCATGGAAGAACTCTGCGCCATCATGGGAGAAATCTGCCAGAAGAGAATGCACTGCATCTGTGAACACGGAAGACACGAAGAACAGGGCATGATGGAAAACCCGGAAGCAAAGAACGACGTGCGCGAAATCGCTGAATAA
- a CDS encoding ParB/RepB/Spo0J family partition protein codes for MTKRQKLGRGLGSLLGETLDEKGKVIDLELAKIHPNPWQPRRDFDDEALKGLADSIKEKGLIQPVTVRYKDTDGEFEYELVAGERRFRAAKMAGLSVIPAIITQYDDKMMAEAALIENLQREDLNPVEEASAYETIMKSYELTQEELAESVGKSRSHVANTLRLMDLPDEVKDMLSERKLTAGQARPLLSLKTPAEQISLARRIVKDGLSAREVEKLTSETKPGKVKPKKDEQVSAYLKSLEESLTLSVGTHVSIKTGKGRKAHSGTIMISFKNDDEFAMITNILKQKSENTSGEE; via the coding sequence GTGACTAAGAGACAGAAACTGGGACGTGGATTGGGTTCTCTTCTGGGGGAAACTCTGGACGAGAAGGGCAAGGTCATCGATCTCGAACTTGCTAAAATCCATCCGAATCCCTGGCAGCCGCGCCGTGATTTCGACGATGAAGCTCTGAAGGGTCTTGCTGATTCCATCAAGGAAAAGGGTCTGATCCAGCCGGTCACGGTCCGCTACAAAGATACGGACGGCGAATTCGAGTATGAGCTGGTCGCCGGCGAAAGACGTTTCCGCGCGGCAAAGATGGCAGGGCTCTCTGTCATCCCGGCAATCATTACGCAGTATGACGACAAGATGATGGCGGAAGCCGCACTGATCGAAAACCTCCAGCGTGAGGACCTGAATCCTGTGGAAGAAGCCTCGGCCTATGAGACAATCATGAAATCGTACGAGCTGACGCAGGAAGAGCTCGCCGAAAGCGTGGGCAAGAGCCGTTCGCATGTAGCCAATACGCTGCGTCTCATGGACCTTCCAGACGAAGTGAAAGATATGCTTTCCGAAAGGAAACTGACAGCCGGTCAGGCAAGGCCGCTCCTTTCGCTGAAAACCCCTGCCGAGCAGATCAGCCTGGCAAGGCGCATCGTGAAGGACGGACTGTCCGCCCGCGAGGTCGAAAAGCTCACCAGTGAAACGAAACCGGGAAAAGTGAAGCCGAAGAAGGATGAGCAGGTCTCTGCTTACCTCAAGAGCCTCGAAGAATCGCTGACGCTCTCTGTGGGCACCCATGTTTCCATCAAGACAGGGAAAGGCAGAAAAGCCCACAGCGGAACCATCATGATTTCCTTCAAAAATGATGATGAATTCGCTATGATAACGAATATTCTCAAACAAAAATCCGAAAATACGAGTGGAGAAGAGTAG